The Actinomycetota bacterium genome segment CGAGGAGTTGCGGAAGGTCTGGCAAGAGAAAAGATATGTTTACCTGCTAGCCCTGCTGGTCGGCGCTTTCGCGGTCATCCATTTCGTGATCAACGTCTTCCTGGGGATACACATCGATGAGGCCTGCTGGTGGCTGCTGAGCAAGCATCTGTCCGCTGGCTATTTCTTCCACCCCCCCTTCATAGCCTTCGAACTGGCCTTCCTCGTGAAGCTCTTCGGGGACTCTCCTGCCGCCCTGCGCCTGGGGTCCCTCGTCTTCGTAAGCGCCTCGCTCCCGCTATTCTACCTCCTATGCGTGGAATTCTTCGGGGACCGGAAACGCGCCTTCTATTCCACGCTCGTCCTCTCCCTCCTTCCCATCACCAATTACTGGCTGATGATCGCCAACCAGGACGCGCCCTTCATCTTCTTCTGGCTGCTCACCGTACTGCTGGCCTGGAGGGCGATAAGCGGCGAAAGGAGGTATTACTGGTACCTTGCGGGCCTTTCCTCGGGGCTGCTCATGCTGTGCAAGCTGCAGAGCGCTCTCATCTTCCTGGGCCTCCTCCTCTTCCTGGCCACGCGCCGGGAAGGGCGCGCGTGGTTGAGGAGGAAGGAGCCCTACCTGGCCTTTCTCATCGTGATGGTCATGTTCATCCCCACCCTGGTATGGTACGCCCGGCACGATTTCCAACCCATAATCTACCAGTTGTCCAACCGCCCGGGCTTCGTCAAACACGGCCTCTTCGACTACGTCCTGAAGATAATCAAGCACGTGGGCTGGGAGATGATGGTCCTGACCCCCTTCGTCTACCTGTTGAGCATCTTCGGGGTGGTCCACCACGGCTATCTCGGCTTCAGGAAAAAGAAGGAGGCCTCCCTCTACCTCTTCTGGCTCTCCGCCACCGTGATCGTCTTCTTCACCATCACCGGCGGGCCGCCCTACTGGTCATTCCCCGGCCACATCATATCACTGCTGGCGGGCGCCGCGTCCCTGCCCGTGCTCCTGGAGAAGGCTTCTTCGCGCTTCATTGCCCGCTGGTGGAGGTTCGCGGCGGTGGTGCTGTGCATGGTCGTTCCGCTGCTGGTGAGCTCGTACGTGATCGGCTTCGCCCTCACCCGCTCCCAGCTCCACGTGGGCTGGGACGAGATCGCCGAAGAGGTGCGCCGGGTAAGGCAGGAGATGGACAGCCCCGAGGTCTACCTGGCGGGACCTTACCATTTCCTGGTAAACGGCATCGCCTATCGCCTGAAGGAAGGCGTGGACGGCTACACCCTCCTCTTCCGGGTCTACGAGACGGAGAACTTCGGCGTGGACACCACCTACGACCCCTGGGTCTACGTGGGTGACCTGGTGGGCAAGGACGTCGTCTTCGTGGACGAGGAGGACAACCCCGACGACTACTTCACCCCCTCCTCCTACTGGGAGGAGAAGCTCCCCCCCTACTTCGCGCGCGTGGAGGGTCCGGAGGTCTTCCGGGTGATGCGCGGCGGCGAGGTCTTCCGCACCTTCTACATCTTCAGGTGCTACGGGTTCAAGGGCCCCGACGGAGACATGGACAGGCGGGGCGACATCCGCGACTACCTGGAGAGGACCGGGCAGGATTAAGCCCGGCCCGCGCGGGGCGGCCGTTCAACGCGGCCGCGCCAGCACCATCGTCCAGGGGAAGGGGCTCCTGGTCTCCAGTATCTCCAGGTGTTCGGAGACCAGCCTGCGAAACCCGCCCGGCGACCAGTGGTTGATGTGGCCGGGGGTGTTTCCGAGTCTGCCGAGGTACTTTCCCCGCAGGACGTTGAGGACCCTCCATACGGGCTCCCGGGGCACGCTCAGAAGGACGTACCTGCCCGCAGTCTCCGCCAGCCTGCGCAGCCCCTCCTCGGGGCGCTCGAGGTGCTCCAGCACCTCGCAGCAGACCAGCAGGTCGCACCAGTCGAACGCCTTTTCCAGGTCGTAGATGCTCCTGACGTAGAATTCGATGCCTTTCCCTCCGTGGAGCCTCTCCGCCTCGGCGATAATGTCCGCGGAGAAATCGCACCCCTTGACTGGGGCGACTCCCAGGGAAGCGATGAAAGCGGCCAGGTGGCCCTCCCCGCACCCCACCTCAAGAATGGAGCTTACTCCTTCCGTCTTCTCACGCAGCAAGGCGGCGACGGTTTCGAGGAAGTTGTCGACCATCCTCCTGGCTATGGGGTTGGTGGTATGGTACTTGTCCTCCCGGTTCCCCGCCGGTATTCCCTCTCCGCCTCCCATGTGAGCCTTACCTCCCGTCAGCCCCGGCGCGGGCACAGGAAAATTCCCCCCGCGAGGCGGGGGGAATCACCGTTCCTTCGCAAATAGAAGCCCGGTTATTCCGGCAGCAAGATCACGTCGTCGAACCAGGCGCTTCCCGCAGCCTGCCCCACGGCGGGACCCGACACCTTCAGGCTGACCTTTGCCGAGACCGCTTCCTCCGGGGCAATGGCCTCCATGTAGAGGGGATCCCACTCCAGGCGTGCGAAGTCGTTCTTCACCGCCTGCGTGAGGGAAGTTTCCCCTATCAGCGAGCCCCATTTGTTGAGCCACTTTATACTCATGTCGAGGGTGGCCCCCTTGAGCAGCCGGGTACGGGCGAAGGCGTATAGATTGTAAGCCATACCGGCAGTGACCTTCACGGCGTCGCTCTCCCAGGAACCGCCGTTCCCGCCCGACTTGATCCTGGCGCTGCGGTTGCCGGAGTGCGAGGCCTGGTCGTAGGCGGAGTAGAGGGCGCAATCGTTTCCGGGAAGCCACCCCGCGGGCGGCGCGCCGGCCTCGCCATCCTCGAAGCCGGCGTTGGCCAGCAGTCCGGAGGGAGCTTTCTCTGAAACCTCGATGGTCAGGGTTCGGGCCGCCGTAGTCGCGAGATCCTCGAATACCAGCGCGGCGCCGTGGCGCTTATACCCCACGCCCTCCGCGAGGGGGGCGCCGTCGAGTTTCACCGTCAGCCGGGAAGCCGCGGGCCAGGCGTGTACCAGGCGCAGGGTGGTCCTGCCGCGCACGTCGTTCACGGGAATGACGTGCGGCCCGCTCGCGTTGCTCAACTGCACGGTGAGGGTCCTTCCCGCTTCCAGCGCCAGTCCCGCCTGCATGAGGTCCAGGGTGACCTCCGAGAGGTTGCGCACGCCCAGCGTCACCCCGCCCAGGTCCTCCGCCACCTTCGCGCGCGCGGCACCGGCCTCACTTCCGGCCGCCGCGTCCCTCTTGAAGCGCAGCCAGTAGGAGGCGCTCTCCGCGTCGTCGTAGGTCTTGTAGGCCACCTCGCGCGGGAAGCGTGCCCGCGTGAACTTGCGGAAGAAGGCGACGGTGGTGTAGTAGGACTCGAGGAAGCCGTGTCCCGAGTAGGCGTTGGTGGAGTACTCGGCGTAATAGGGCCCCGCCGCCGACCAGCCCTTCAGCAGGTTGTAGAGGT includes the following:
- a CDS encoding glycosyltransferase family 39 protein, whose protein sequence is MRKVWQEKRYVYLLALLVGAFAVIHFVINVFLGIHIDEACWWLLSKHLSAGYFFHPPFIAFELAFLVKLFGDSPAALRLGSLVFVSASLPLFYLLCVEFFGDRKRAFYSTLVLSLLPITNYWLMIANQDAPFIFFWLLTVLLAWRAISGERRYYWYLAGLSSGLLMLCKLQSALIFLGLLLFLATRREGRAWLRRKEPYLAFLIVMVMFIPTLVWYARHDFQPIIYQLSNRPGFVKHGLFDYVLKIIKHVGWEMMVLTPFVYLLSIFGVVHHGYLGFRKKKEASLYLFWLSATVIVFFTITGGPPYWSFPGHIISLLAGAASLPVLLEKASSRFIARWWRFAAVVLCMVVPLLVSSYVIGFALTRSQLHVGWDEIAEEVRRVRQEMDSPEVYLAGPYHFLVNGIAYRLKEGVDGYTLLFRVYETENFGVDTTYDPWVYVGDLVGKDVVFVDEEDNPDDYFTPSSYWEEKLPPYFARVEGPEVFRVMRGGEVFRTFYIFRCYGFKGPDGDMDRRGDIRDYLERTGQD
- a CDS encoding class I SAM-dependent methyltransferase; translated protein: MGGGEGIPAGNREDKYHTTNPIARRMVDNFLETVAALLREKTEGVSSILEVGCGEGHLAAFIASLGVAPVKGCDFSADIIAEAERLHGGKGIEFYVRSIYDLEKAFDWCDLLVCCEVLEHLERPEEGLRRLAETAGRYVLLSVPREPVWRVLNVLRGKYLGRLGNTPGHINHWSPGGFRRLVSEHLEILETRSPFPWTMVLARPR